In Chiloscyllium punctatum isolate Juve2018m chromosome 52, sChiPun1.3, whole genome shotgun sequence, a single genomic region encodes these proteins:
- the LOC140470717 gene encoding histone H3, which yields MARTKQTARKSTGGKAPRKQLATKAARKSAPATGGVKKPHRYRPGTVALREIRRYQKSTELLIRKLPFQRLVREIAQDFKTDLRFQSSAVMALQEASEAYLVGLFEDTNLCAIHAKRVTIMPKDIQLARRIRGERA from the coding sequence ATGGCCCGAACCAAGCAGACAGCGCGCAAATCCACCGGAGGGAAAGCTCCCCGCAAGCAGCTGGCGACCAAAGCGGCCCGCAAGAGCGCTCCGGCCACGGGCGGAGTGAAGAAGCCTCATCGCTACCGGCCCGGCACGGTGGCTCTGCGGGAGATCCGCCGCTACCAGAAATCCACCGAGCTGCTGATCCGCAAACTGCCCTTCCAGCGGCTGGTGCGAGAGATCGCTCAGGACTTCAAGACCGACCTGCGCTTCCAGAGCTCGGCGGTGATGGCCCTGCAGGAGGCCAGCGAGGCTTACCTGGTGGGACTGTTTGAGGACACCAACCTGTGCGCCATCCACGCCAAGCGGGTCACCATCATGCCCAAAGACATCCAGCTGGCCCGCCGGATCCGCGGGGAGCGCGCCTAA
- the LOC140470659 gene encoding histone H1-like: MTDSATAETAPPASAPTKSKAPKKKAAAPRKKTPGPGLGELILKVVGDIKDRKGTSLSAVKKGLERSGIDVGKRNAQIKMSIRRCLANGSLVLVKGQGVSGSFKLPKNPVKAKAGKKAGTSAAAKKAAVKKSAAKKVTAKKSQAKKATVKKSPAKKATVKKSPAKKASGKKTAPPKKAVSKAAPKKRTPVKKVKKAKGSKAPKPLSKPVKGKAKPKAKGTKTAAKK, encoded by the coding sequence ATGACCGACAGTGCAACCGCCGAAACGGCTCCTCCAGCCTCCGCACCCACTAAATCCAAGGCTCCCAAGAAGAAGGCGGCGGCTCCCAGGAAAAAAACACCCGGTCCCGGGTTGGGAGAGCTGATTCTGAAGGTTGTCGGGGATATCAAGGATCGTAAAGGGACGTCTCTGTCCGCTGTAAAGAAGGGGCTGGAGAGAAGCGGGATCGATGTGGGAAAGCGAAATGCACAGATCAAGATGAGTATCAGGAGGTGCCTGGCGAACGGCTCCCTTGTTCTGGTCAAGGGTCAGGGCGTCTCCGGCTCCTTCAAACTCCCAAAGAATCCAGTCAAGGCAAAAGCGGGCAAGAAGGCGGGAACATCAGCGGCCGCCAAGAAAGCGGCCGTGAAGAAATCTGCGGCCAAGAAGGTGACAGCAAAGAAATCTCAGGCCAAGAAAGCGACAGTCAAGAAATCCCCAGCCAAGAAAGCGACAGTCAAGAAATCCCCAGCCAAGAAAGCGAGCGGCAAGAAGACGGCACCGCCAAAGAAAGCGGTGAGCAAAGCAGCGCCAAAGAAACGGACTCCCGTGAAGAAGGTGAAAAAGGCCAAGGGCTCTAAAGCCCCCAAACCCCTCAGCAAACCGGTTAAAGGCAAGGCCAAGCCCAAAGCGAAAGGGACCAAGACAGCAGCAAAGAAATGA
- the LOC140470593 gene encoding histone H2A-like has product MSVNTNWPLRIKQQDVKCNGRQKLHQAAYSHNCGHVWKGKGRAKAKSRSSRAGLQFPVGRVHRLLRKGNYAERVGAGAPVYLAAVLEYLTAEILELAGNAARDNKKTRIIPRHLQLAVRNDEELNKLLGGVTIAQGGVLPNIQAVLLPKKTAAAGSAKK; this is encoded by the exons ATGTCTGTTAACACAAACTGGCCTTTAAGAATTAAACAGCAGGATGTGAAGTGCAATGGCAGGCAGAAACTACACCAAGCAGCCTACTCGCACA ATTGTGGTCATGTCTGGAAGGGGAAAGGTCGCGCCAAGGCGAAGTCTCGATCGTCCCGGGCTGGCCTGCAGTTCCCGGTGGGCCGTGTTCACAGGCTCCTGAGAAAGGGTAACTATGCTGAGCGTGTGGGTGCCGGAGCGCCGGTCTATCTGGCTGCGGTGCTGGAGTATCTGACGGCTGAAATCCTGGAGCTGGCCGGCAACGCGGCCCGGGACAACAAGAAGACCCGCATCATCCCCAGGCACCTGCAGCTGGCCGTGCGCAACGACGAGGAGCTCAACAAGCTGCTGGGAGGGGTGACCATCGCTCAGGGCGGGGTGCTGCCTAATATCCAGGCCGTGCTGCTGCCCAAGAAAACCGCCGCTGCTGGATCCGCTAAAAAGTGA